A genome region from Nocardiopsis exhalans includes the following:
- a CDS encoding ABC transporter ATP-binding protein codes for MDGRVLGLNGVTVRRGGENLLDGADWSVLEGERWVVLGPNGAGKTTLLNVASSQLYPTAGKVEILGEHLGGVDVFELRPLIGYAGASVSNRIEEGTPVLDLVVSAAYGYLGRFREEYGTPDYGRARALLGHWGVADFADRDFHTLSEGERKRVLIARALMSDPELLLLDEPAAGLDLGGREDLLRRLGKLAANEMAPALVVVSHHVEEIPPGFTHGLLIRDGAVVQAGPLDEVMTAEHLSETFGLPLKVERDGGRWTARAV; via the coding sequence ATGGACGGGCGTGTTCTGGGCCTGAACGGGGTCACGGTACGGCGCGGCGGCGAGAACCTGCTCGACGGCGCCGACTGGTCGGTGCTGGAGGGCGAGCGCTGGGTCGTGCTCGGTCCCAACGGGGCGGGCAAGACCACCCTGCTGAACGTGGCTTCCAGCCAGCTGTACCCCACCGCGGGCAAGGTCGAGATCCTCGGGGAGCACCTCGGTGGTGTCGACGTGTTCGAGCTGCGGCCGCTGATCGGCTACGCGGGCGCCTCGGTGTCCAACCGGATCGAGGAGGGCACGCCTGTTCTCGATCTGGTGGTCAGCGCCGCCTACGGGTATCTGGGCCGCTTCCGCGAGGAGTACGGCACCCCCGATTACGGCCGGGCGCGTGCGCTGCTGGGCCACTGGGGCGTGGCCGACTTCGCCGACCGCGACTTCCACACTCTTTCCGAGGGCGAGCGCAAGCGGGTGCTGATCGCCCGCGCGCTGATGTCCGACCCCGAGCTGCTGCTCCTGGACGAGCCCGCGGCCGGGCTGGACCTGGGAGGCCGTGAGGACCTGCTGCGCCGTCTGGGCAAGCTGGCCGCCAACGAGATGGCGCCGGCGCTGGTGGTGGTCTCCCACCACGTCGAGGAGATTCCGCCCGGCTTCACCCACGGGCTGCTGATCCGGGACGGGGCCGTGGTGCAGGCCGGACCGCTGGACGAGGTGATGACCGCCGAGCACCTCAGCGAGACCTTCGGGCTGCCGTTGAAGGTGGAGCGCGACGGGGGACGTTGGACGGCCAGGGCTGTCTAG
- a CDS encoding sulfite exporter TauE/SafE family protein, producing the protein MELWEALAILIAGVAAGGINAIAGSGTLFTFPVLLALGYPPITATISNSVGLAPGTLSGTIAYRRELAGQKERLIRFGTMSFLGAVTGAMLLIYLPSGVFESVVPFMIGGACLLIIFQPRITKWARSRKPASKNGGVWMPVGAYGAGTYGGYFAAAQGIILISLLGATLDDDLQRLNALKNALATIANSTAAVFYIVLASPAWPVVALLAVGTIVGGYLGANFGRKLSPTALRAVLVIVGLTAAVQLIMGRV; encoded by the coding sequence ATGGAACTCTGGGAGGCCCTGGCCATTCTGATCGCCGGTGTGGCCGCCGGCGGGATCAACGCCATCGCCGGATCGGGGACGCTCTTCACCTTCCCGGTGCTGCTCGCGCTCGGCTACCCGCCGATCACCGCGACCATCTCCAACAGCGTCGGCCTGGCCCCCGGGACACTCAGCGGAACCATCGCCTACCGGCGCGAGCTGGCCGGGCAGAAGGAACGGCTGATCCGCTTCGGCACCATGTCCTTCCTCGGCGCCGTCACCGGCGCCATGCTGCTGATCTACCTGCCCTCGGGTGTCTTCGAGTCCGTGGTGCCGTTCATGATCGGCGGTGCCTGCCTGCTGATCATCTTCCAGCCCCGCATCACCAAGTGGGCCCGCTCGCGCAAGCCCGCCTCGAAGAACGGCGGCGTCTGGATGCCGGTGGGCGCCTACGGGGCCGGAACCTACGGCGGGTACTTCGCCGCCGCACAGGGGATCATCCTGATCAGCCTGCTCGGCGCGACCCTGGACGACGACCTCCAGCGGCTCAACGCCCTGAAGAACGCGCTGGCCACCATCGCCAACAGCACCGCTGCGGTGTTCTACATCGTTCTGGCCTCACCCGCGTGGCCCGTGGTGGCCCTGCTCGCGGTCGGCACCATCGTCGGCGGCTACCTGGGCGCCAACTTCGGCCGCAAGCTCAGTCCGACCGCCCTGCGCGCGGTGCTGGTCATCGTCGGTCTGACCGCCGCGGTCCAGCTGATCATGGGCCGGGTCTGA
- a CDS encoding DUF1707 SHOCT-like domain-containing protein encodes MQPEHIRASDADRDQVAERLRDALAEGRLSPVEHEERLDTLYKAKTIGELSPIISDLPGSGTSVPYGYTATDGGLDGMEVLGSEARDLAGQSKGSENLVAVFGGCERRGRWLVEPRTNVSVLCGGVELDLREAVLSQPEVTIQLAVIMGGVDITVPHGVRVINNTSAILGGTDLHGTDQVTDPNAPVVHLTGTCMLGGVDVKAKKVKKKRKGRRDK; translated from the coding sequence ATGCAACCCGAGCACATCCGAGCTTCGGACGCGGACCGGGACCAGGTTGCCGAACGGCTCCGTGACGCCCTCGCGGAGGGGCGGCTCAGCCCGGTCGAACACGAGGAGCGCCTCGACACTCTCTACAAGGCCAAGACCATCGGGGAGCTGTCCCCGATCATCTCCGACCTCCCCGGCTCCGGAACCTCCGTGCCGTACGGCTACACCGCCACGGACGGCGGGCTCGACGGCATGGAGGTCCTCGGCAGCGAAGCCCGGGACCTGGCCGGACAGAGCAAGGGCTCGGAGAACCTCGTCGCGGTCTTCGGCGGCTGCGAGCGCCGCGGTCGCTGGCTGGTGGAGCCCCGCACCAACGTCTCCGTGCTCTGCGGCGGGGTGGAACTGGACCTGCGCGAAGCGGTGCTGAGCCAGCCCGAGGTGACCATCCAGCTCGCCGTGATCATGGGCGGGGTCGACATCACCGTGCCCCACGGGGTACGGGTGATCAACAACACGTCAGCGATTCTGGGCGGGACGGACCTGCACGGAACGGACCAGGTCACGGACCCGAACGCCCCCGTCGTACACCTGACCGGCACCTGCATGCTGGGCGGAGTGGACGTCAAGGCCAAGAAGGTGAAGAAGAAGCGCAAGGGCCGCCGCGACAAATAG
- a CDS encoding SPFH domain-containing protein, with protein sequence MATSIIVVVLFVAVLLIIFWRSVRIVPHSMEDVVERFGKFHRTLSSGFNIVIPGVDQVRERIDRRVQVVSFPPQSAITEDNLAVEVDSAVYIRVVDAYRATYEVANFIQAVEQLTLATLRNVIGGMNLEGTLTSRDQINRELKSVLDEATRDWGIEISRIELKGIEPPSSVQEAMEMQMRADREKRAQLLSAEGEKQALVLRAEGERSSSVLKAKGNAEAQMLTAKADADAQTLRARGEADAIHMVFKALHTSRVDPDVLAYQYLQKLPEIAKGDANKVWIVPAEMGQALQGVSSAFERIQKEVVKIPT encoded by the coding sequence ATGGCTACGAGCATCATCGTCGTCGTACTTTTCGTCGCCGTCCTGTTGATCATCTTCTGGCGAAGTGTGCGTATCGTGCCGCACTCGATGGAGGACGTGGTCGAGCGTTTCGGTAAGTTCCACCGAACGCTCAGTTCCGGTTTCAACATCGTGATTCCCGGTGTTGACCAGGTCCGGGAACGTATCGACCGCCGTGTGCAGGTGGTCAGCTTCCCGCCGCAGTCGGCCATCACCGAGGACAACCTGGCGGTCGAGGTCGACTCCGCAGTCTACATCCGGGTCGTGGACGCCTACCGCGCCACCTACGAGGTCGCCAACTTCATCCAGGCGGTCGAGCAGCTCACCCTCGCCACCCTGCGCAACGTGATCGGTGGCATGAACCTGGAGGGCACGCTCACCTCCCGGGACCAGATCAACCGCGAGCTCAAGTCCGTACTGGACGAGGCCACGCGCGACTGGGGCATCGAGATCAGCCGGATCGAGCTCAAGGGCATCGAGCCGCCGTCCTCCGTGCAGGAGGCGATGGAGATGCAGATGCGCGCGGACCGCGAGAAGCGCGCCCAGCTGCTCAGTGCCGAGGGTGAGAAGCAGGCCTTGGTACTGCGGGCCGAGGGTGAACGCTCCTCGTCCGTGCTGAAGGCGAAGGGTAACGCCGAGGCGCAGATGCTCACGGCCAAGGCCGACGCGGACGCGCAGACCCTGCGGGCCCGCGGTGAGGCCGACGCCATCCACATGGTGTTCAAGGCCCTGCACACGAGTCGGGTCGACCCGGACGTGCTCGCCTACCAGTACCTCCAGAAGCTCCCGGAGATCGCCAAGGGCGACGCCAACAAGGTGTGGATCGTCCCGGCGGAGATGGGCCAGGCGCTCCAGGGCGTCAGCAGCGCCTTCGAGCGCATCCAGAAAGAGGTCGTGAAGATCCCGACCTGA